The Punica granatum isolate Tunisia-2019 chromosome 4, ASM765513v2, whole genome shotgun sequence genome has a window encoding:
- the LOC116203376 gene encoding tobamovirus multiplication protein 1 isoform X2 codes for MGRVGASRLNLNPAEVGVLVSDWWDEVNESIQWQDGIFYSLCGAYALVASVALIQLIRIELRVPEYGWTTQKVFHLMNFVVNGVRAVVFGFHNQDFNLHPKARSLPTDKLRTIYLSVNGGMYFIQACIWIYLWIDDNRVVELIGKIFIAVISIIAALGFLVYGGRLFFMLRRFPIESKGRRKKLHEVGSVTAICFTCFLIRCFVVLLSAFDEKDASLDVLDHPILNLIYYTLVEILPSALVLYILRKLPPKRISAQYHPIR; via the exons atggGGAGGGTGGGGGCGTCAAGGTTGAATTTGAACCCGGCGGAGGTCGGAGTTCTGGTCTCCGACTGGTGGGACGAGGTCAATGAGTCGATTCAGTGGCAGGACGGCATCTTCTATTCCCTCTGCGGCGCCTACGCCCTCGTCGCCTCCGTCGCTTTG ATACAATTGATAAGGATTGAATTGAGAGTGCCTGAGTATGGTTGGACGACGCAGAAGGTTTTTCATCTCATGAACTTCGTTGTCAATGGAG TACGTGCTGTTGTGTTTGGATTTCATAATCAAGACTTCAACTTGCATCCGAAG GCAAGAAGTTTACCAACAGATAAGCTTAGGACGATCTATCTTTCAGTGAATGGTGGAATGTACTTTATACAG GCTTGCATTTGGATTTATTTGTGGATAGATGACAACAGAGTGGTGGAACTTATTGGGAAGATTTTTATTGCAG TTATTTCAATAATTGCTGCATTGGGTTTCCTGGTGTATGGTGGAAG ATTATTTTTCATGCTTAGACGATTTCCTATTGAATCTAagggaagaaggaagaagctTCATGAG GTTGGATCTGTTACAGCCATATGCTTCACTTGCTTTCTCATCAGATGTTTTGTG GTCCTTCTGTCTGCGTTCGACGAAAAGGACGCATCCCTCGACGTCCTAGATCATCCAATCTTGAACTTGATCTATTATACG CTCGTTGAGATTCTTCCTTCCGCTTTAGTTCTCTACATCCTGCGAAAGCTGCCTCCCAAGCGGATCTCAGCCCAATACCATCCCATCAGATAG
- the LOC116203376 gene encoding tobamovirus multiplication protein 1 isoform X1 → MGRVGASRLNLNPAEVGVLVSDWWDEVNESIQWQDGIFYSLCGAYALVASVALIQLIRIELRVPEYGWTTQKVFHLMNFVVNGVRAVVFGFHNQDFNLHPKVLTFVLLDLPGLLFFSTYTLLVLFWAEIYHQARSLPTDKLRTIYLSVNGGMYFIQACIWIYLWIDDNRVVELIGKIFIAVISIIAALGFLVYGGRLFFMLRRFPIESKGRRKKLHEVGSVTAICFTCFLIRCFVVLLSAFDEKDASLDVLDHPILNLIYYTLVEILPSALVLYILRKLPPKRISAQYHPIR, encoded by the exons atggGGAGGGTGGGGGCGTCAAGGTTGAATTTGAACCCGGCGGAGGTCGGAGTTCTGGTCTCCGACTGGTGGGACGAGGTCAATGAGTCGATTCAGTGGCAGGACGGCATCTTCTATTCCCTCTGCGGCGCCTACGCCCTCGTCGCCTCCGTCGCTTTG ATACAATTGATAAGGATTGAATTGAGAGTGCCTGAGTATGGTTGGACGACGCAGAAGGTTTTTCATCTCATGAACTTCGTTGTCAATGGAG TACGTGCTGTTGTGTTTGGATTTCATAATCAAGACTTCAACTTGCATCCGAAG GTCTTGACTTTTGTTCTCTTGGATCTACCTGGTCTACTATTTTTCTCTACATACACCCTACTGGTTTTGTTTTGGGCCGAGATATATCATCAG GCAAGAAGTTTACCAACAGATAAGCTTAGGACGATCTATCTTTCAGTGAATGGTGGAATGTACTTTATACAG GCTTGCATTTGGATTTATTTGTGGATAGATGACAACAGAGTGGTGGAACTTATTGGGAAGATTTTTATTGCAG TTATTTCAATAATTGCTGCATTGGGTTTCCTGGTGTATGGTGGAAG ATTATTTTTCATGCTTAGACGATTTCCTATTGAATCTAagggaagaaggaagaagctTCATGAG GTTGGATCTGTTACAGCCATATGCTTCACTTGCTTTCTCATCAGATGTTTTGTG GTCCTTCTGTCTGCGTTCGACGAAAAGGACGCATCCCTCGACGTCCTAGATCATCCAATCTTGAACTTGATCTATTATACG CTCGTTGAGATTCTTCCTTCCGCTTTAGTTCTCTACATCCTGCGAAAGCTGCCTCCCAAGCGGATCTCAGCCCAATACCATCCCATCAGATAG
- the LOC116205347 gene encoding pentatricopeptide repeat-containing protein At1g61870, mitochondrial, producing the protein MSVFGRLRSTSSSLARRHFSSILNPNTNTPLSSKEKSRVALSLLKSEKSPDRIIDICRAAALTPESQLDRIAYSVAISNLSRSNHFEGIRQFLEESKARPDLRTERFFSHAIVLYGQAKMIADGINTFKQIEELGVRPTVKSLNALLFACILAKDFKELKRIYIDFPKVYGIQPDLETYNHVIKAFAESKSTSSAYSILAEMKNAGVMPNATTFHNMLAGFYGEEKFEDVEKVLKLMEEYKVPRSRSTYNVRIQSLCKLKKSDDAKELLDMMLLRGKLPNCVTYKHLIHGFCKEGKLEEGKKLFKDMKRRGIGPDSDCYFTLVYYLCEGKDFEAALGICKESMEKGWFPNLSTMKLLVNGLASIDKVEEAKEIVRQVKEKFPKTADLWDEVEASLPQ; encoded by the coding sequence ATGTCCGTCTTCGGCCGCCTCCGCTCCACCTCCAGCTCCCTCGCCCGCCGCCACTTCTCCTCAATCCTGAACCCCAACACCAACACCCCTCTCTCTTCCAAGGAGAAGTCCCGCGTGGCCCTCTCCCTCCTCAAGTCGGAGAAGTCCCCCGACCGCATCATCGACATCTGCCGCGCCGCCGCCCTCACCCCGGAGTCCCAGCTCGATCGCATAGCATACTCCGTCGCCATCTCCAATCTCTCCAGGTCCAACCACTTCGAAGGGATCCGCCAGTTCTTGGAGGAGTCCAAGGCCCGCCCCGACCTCCGGACCGAGCGCTTCTTCTCCCACGCCATCGTCCTGTACGGGCAGGCCAAGATGATCGCCGACGGGATCAACACTTTCAAGCAGATTGAGGAGCTCGGCGTCCGTCCCACAGTGAAGTCCCTCAACGCTCTCCTGTTCGCCTGCATCCTGGCGAAGGATTTCAAGGAGCTGAAGAGGATCTACATCGACTTCCCGAAGGTTTACGGCATCCAGCCCGACTTGGAGACGTACAATCACGTGATTAAGGCGTTCGCCGAGTCGAAATCAACGAGCTCGGCCTACTCCATCCTCGCCGAGATGAAAAATGCCGGGGTCATGCCCAACGCCACTACTTTCCATAACATGCTCGCAGGTTTCTACGGGGAGGAGAAGTTCGAGGATGTCGAGAAGGTGCTGAAGTTGATGGAGGAATACAAGGTCCCCCGGAGCCGCAGCACTTACAACGTCCGGATTCAGAGCCTGTGCAAGCTCAAGAAGTCCGATGATGCGAAGGAGTTGCTCGATATGATGTTGCTGCGCGGAAAACTCCCGAACTGCGTCACATACAAGCATTTGATTCACGGGTTCTGCAAGGAAGGGAAGCTTGAGGAGGGAAAGAAGCTGTTCAAGGACATGAAGAGGAGGGGTATTGGCCCCGATAGCGACTGCTACTTCACTTTGGTCTATTATCTGTGCGAAGGGAAGGATTTCGAGGCTGCCCTGGGTATCTGTAAGGAGAGCATGGAGAAGGGCTGGTTCCCAAACTTATCGACGATGAAATTGCTCGTCAATGGGCTAGCAAGCATTGACAAGGTTGAAGAGGCAAAGGAGATCGTGAGGCAGGTGAAGGAGAAGTTCCCAAAAACTGCGGATTTGTGGGATGAAGTCGAAGCTTCTTTGCCTCAATGA